A single genomic interval of Falsibacillus albus harbors:
- a CDS encoding PAS domain S-box protein, with protein sequence MSNLKNTSEPSADRLSANNWIGHDGLNDDKNNLFESVANSMINAVIVTDFSGKIIFINEIAASLFQERHNAIISKSIQFYFRDIPDLIKKFHDEQLENCGVINDEVLMTLSDGRNLHIRMNVQRDELKEWNIYQLWDLTKQKEIEREDQRNQQMLYNIFSQAADSIIIFRDDGKIVNVNPVFCRKVNIERENILGKKIFSFIPKGFYHKIFKVNKFIEMNKKVMGEIPIIHQDGLSVMEFSISPNIFQNMHMAILRDITEKRQMEIKLRRSEEQFEDLFEETIDAIVLWDHEGRIIKANKAALSIFECTIEELLQSKLWDFLYEKDRKYYHISAEFKEKGAIRDELLFLMPNGQKKHLEFTSRMHSIDGYNITILRNVSERYQMEKELRDSEMRFRKVFEGTLDGMLLWDQNYLLIDMNPVAETILNCGQEKYIGMDIRNLIEDKVDTMNEFRTHMRDIKKHGQASQVISYKYEENKVKHLEISTKSNLVSNLNLTVIRDMTEKLEMEEQLRKSDTLTVVGELAAGIAHEIRNPMTALKGFIQLLENSMVGSQSHSMYFNVISSELQRIESIITEFLILAKPQAIHFNEYDVCRIMKDTIELLNAQALMHGVEFNIYYEKDLPSIYCEPNQLKQVFINIIKNAIEVMPKGGNITVKIVDQQDGYIHITIEDEGSGIPSDKIKKLGEPFYTTKDRGTGLGLMVSFKIIKEHKGTVEVESEVEKGTIFHIKLPSSKHC encoded by the coding sequence GTGTCAAACCTAAAGAACACAAGCGAGCCCTCAGCCGATCGGTTATCGGCGAATAATTGGATAGGCCATGATGGCTTGAATGACGACAAGAACAATCTTTTTGAGTCGGTTGCCAATTCCATGATAAATGCCGTGATTGTTACAGATTTTTCTGGGAAAATCATCTTCATTAATGAAATTGCCGCCAGTCTTTTTCAAGAACGTCATAATGCTATTATCTCTAAATCCATTCAATTTTATTTTCGGGACATTCCTGACCTTATCAAAAAATTTCATGATGAGCAATTGGAGAATTGTGGAGTGATTAACGATGAAGTCCTGATGACTCTTTCCGATGGCAGAAACCTTCATATTCGGATGAATGTCCAGCGGGATGAATTGAAAGAATGGAACATCTATCAACTATGGGATTTAACAAAACAGAAGGAGATCGAGAGGGAAGATCAAAGGAATCAACAAATGCTTTATAATATTTTTTCACAGGCTGCAGACAGCATCATTATTTTTCGGGATGATGGGAAAATCGTCAATGTCAATCCGGTATTTTGCAGAAAGGTCAACATTGAGAGGGAAAATATTTTAGGGAAAAAAATATTTTCTTTTATTCCAAAAGGCTTCTATCACAAAATTTTCAAAGTCAATAAGTTTATAGAAATGAATAAAAAAGTCATGGGGGAAATCCCGATTATCCATCAAGATGGGCTTTCTGTTATGGAATTCAGCATCAGTCCGAATATATTTCAAAATATGCATATGGCGATTTTAAGGGATATCACAGAAAAAAGGCAGATGGAAATAAAATTAAGAAGAAGTGAGGAACAATTTGAGGACCTATTTGAGGAAACGATCGATGCCATCGTTCTCTGGGACCATGAAGGAAGAATCATAAAAGCGAATAAGGCTGCACTCAGTATTTTCGAATGCACCATAGAAGAATTGCTTCAATCGAAATTATGGGATTTTCTCTATGAAAAGGATCGTAAATATTATCATATTTCAGCTGAATTTAAAGAAAAAGGGGCAATCCGGGATGAATTATTATTCCTCATGCCCAATGGACAAAAGAAGCACTTGGAATTCACTTCAAGGATGCATTCGATCGATGGCTATAACATTACAATCTTACGAAATGTTAGTGAAAGATATCAAATGGAAAAAGAGTTAAGGGATAGTGAAATGAGGTTCAGGAAAGTATTTGAAGGTACATTGGATGGAATGCTGCTTTGGGATCAAAATTATCTCCTTATTGATATGAATCCAGTGGCAGAAACAATCCTGAATTGCGGGCAGGAGAAGTATATCGGCATGGATATCAGGAATCTGATTGAAGATAAAGTTGATACGATGAATGAATTCAGGACCCATATGAGGGACATAAAAAAGCACGGTCAAGCAAGTCAAGTGATTTCTTATAAATACGAAGAAAATAAAGTGAAACATCTGGAGATTTCCACCAAAAGCAATCTTGTCTCCAATCTCAATTTAACGGTCATCAGGGATATGACCGAAAAGCTCGAAATGGAGGAACAACTAAGGAAGTCAGATACACTTACGGTGGTCGGGGAACTTGCCGCAGGGATAGCCCATGAAATCCGAAATCCGATGACCGCATTAAAAGGATTCATACAGTTGTTGGAAAACAGTATGGTCGGTTCGCAATCACATTCTATGTATTTTAATGTGATATCTTCAGAACTGCAAAGAATCGAATCGATCATCACAGAGTTTCTCATTTTGGCAAAACCGCAGGCGATCCATTTCAATGAATATGATGTGTGCCGAATCATGAAGGATACCATAGAGTTATTGAATGCTCAGGCATTAATGCATGGTGTAGAATTTAATATCTACTATGAGAAGGACTTGCCGTCCATCTATTGTGAACCTAATCAATTGAAACAAGTGTTTATAAATATTATTAAAAACGCGATCGAGGTCATGCCAAAAGGGGGAAACATTACAGTCAAAATCGTCGATCAACAGGATGGGTATATTCATATCACCATTGAGGATGAAGGATCTGGCATCCCCTCCGACAAAATCAAAAAATTGGGTGAACCATTTTACACAACGAAGGACAGAGGCACTGGACTTGGTTTGATGGTAAGCTTTAAAATAATCAAGGAACATAAAGGGACAGTTGAAGTGGAAAGCGAAGTGGAAAAGGGGACCATCTTTCACATTAAACTGCCGAGTTCCAAGCATTGTTAA
- a CDS encoding acyltransferase family protein, whose protein sequence is MEKRDHYFDNAKFILIFFVVFGHLLQPYVSQNAFIEVVYKFIYTFHMPAFILVSGFFAKGFYKKGYVGKLAKKLILPYLIFQLIYTIFYYYLYDKSTFAVDPLNPQWALWFLLSLFCWNMLLLLFAKMRPIPALAIAFAIGLLVGYVDWISNYLSLSRTFVFFPLFLLGYVLDRDTFRSFTTPKARVITTIVLLATFIGIFLFPDWNEKWLLGSKPYDEMGAKIAYSPFVRSGIYILNIVMVFCFFSFVPTKNYFFTKWGRNTLYVYLLHGFFIKIFRASDVPNHYTYDLSTYITLAIVSLTLSVLLSSKAITSFTQPLIEIRSSKWKKFKERVKLRLNQVKRILGNQQP, encoded by the coding sequence ATGGAAAAACGAGATCATTATTTTGATAACGCAAAGTTCATTTTAATCTTTTTTGTGGTTTTTGGGCATCTGCTCCAGCCTTACGTGTCACAAAACGCCTTCATTGAAGTGGTATACAAATTTATTTATACCTTTCACATGCCCGCATTTATTTTAGTTTCCGGTTTTTTTGCGAAAGGCTTCTATAAAAAAGGATACGTTGGAAAATTGGCCAAAAAATTGATTCTTCCTTATCTGATCTTTCAGCTCATCTATACGATTTTTTATTATTACCTTTATGATAAGTCCACATTTGCTGTCGATCCATTGAATCCTCAATGGGCACTATGGTTCTTGTTGAGTCTTTTCTGCTGGAACATGCTTTTGCTCCTATTTGCAAAGATGCGTCCCATTCCGGCCCTTGCCATCGCATTCGCAATCGGTTTGCTGGTAGGTTACGTCGATTGGATTTCCAACTACTTGAGCCTTTCAAGAACATTTGTGTTCTTCCCATTGTTTTTATTGGGTTATGTGTTGGACCGTGATACGTTCCGTTCTTTCACGACACCCAAAGCAAGGGTCATCACAACCATCGTTCTATTAGCGACATTTATCGGCATCTTTTTGTTTCCTGATTGGAATGAAAAATGGCTGCTTGGCTCAAAGCCTTACGATGAGATGGGAGCGAAAATCGCTTATAGTCCTTTTGTACGGTCTGGGATCTATATATTGAACATCGTCATGGTATTTTGTTTCTTTTCGTTCGTCCCAACAAAAAATTATTTCTTTACGAAGTGGGGAAGGAACACACTTTATGTTTATTTATTGCATGGTTTCTTCATCAAGATTTTCAGGGCAAGCGATGTACCCAATCATTACACATATGATTTAAGCACATATATTACCTTGGCGATTGTTTCCCTGACCCTTTCAGTTCTATTATCTAGCAAAGCAATCACTTCTTTTACTCAGCCTTTGATTGAAATAAGATCATCCAAGTGGAAAAAATTCAAAGAGCGTGTCAAGCTTAGACTTAATCAAGTAAAAAGAATATTAGGGAACCAACAACCTTGA
- a CDS encoding B12-binding domain-containing radical SAM protein, protein MKIVLSTLNAKYIHTNLALRCLKSFALPEYEAEISEYTIKDPSLNIVSDLFTKKPDVIGFSCYIWNIEETIKVIQMLKKIMPTLKIVLGGPEVTYDVPYWLERIPEADFIVLGEGEETFKQLLVEIEGDHQWDKVPGIGYMNVGKPVINPQRNKLDLRELPSPFRFKEDLPHLSKRVVYIETSRGCPFRCQFCLSSIEVGVRYFDREKVKDDIRYLMKHGAKTIKFVDRTFNISRSYAMEMFQFLIDEHLPGTVFQFEITADIMRPEVIDFLNKNAPAGLFRFEIGVQSTNDETNELVMRKQNFQKLTRTVTMVKEGGKIDQHLDLIAGLPEEDYHSFRNTFNDVFALRPEELQLGFLKMLRGTGLRIRANDHKYIYMDHAPYEILGNNLLSFDDIVRIKQVEDVLEKYWNDHRMDQTIEYLVSNIFDSPFDFFQQFGTFWDEKGWSRIGHQLEDLFNRLKLFLESLEIENMELIESLMMYDYIRNQKYKPRKPWWAHQLSKQEKGALYHYILQNPEILGESFMNLNLSEKELFKHTMLEILPFDAQQYFTENKVINEKTALVVFFDPSDGSPHMFFVPFVNMKKEVVK, encoded by the coding sequence ATGAAAATAGTTTTAAGCACGTTGAATGCGAAGTACATTCACACCAATTTAGCCTTAAGATGCCTAAAGTCATTTGCGTTGCCGGAATACGAGGCGGAAATAAGCGAATATACAATAAAAGATCCTTCATTGAACATTGTTTCAGATCTATTCACTAAGAAACCGGATGTCATTGGATTCAGCTGTTATATATGGAACATCGAGGAAACAATCAAAGTTATACAAATGCTGAAAAAGATCATGCCGACATTGAAGATCGTACTTGGAGGCCCAGAAGTCACATATGACGTTCCATACTGGCTGGAAAGAATACCGGAGGCTGACTTCATTGTTTTGGGAGAAGGGGAAGAAACCTTCAAACAGCTACTCGTTGAAATTGAAGGAGATCATCAGTGGGACAAGGTACCCGGCATCGGGTACATGAACGTTGGAAAGCCTGTCATCAATCCTCAGCGAAACAAATTGGACCTTAGGGAGCTTCCATCCCCGTTTCGCTTTAAAGAGGACCTTCCTCATCTATCCAAACGTGTCGTATATATTGAAACGAGCAGGGGATGCCCTTTCCGTTGTCAATTTTGCTTATCATCCATTGAAGTGGGTGTTCGATACTTTGATAGAGAAAAAGTTAAAGATGATATTCGCTATTTAATGAAACACGGTGCAAAAACCATCAAATTTGTAGACCGTACCTTTAATATCAGCAGAAGCTATGCCATGGAAATGTTCCAGTTCTTAATAGATGAGCATTTACCAGGAACAGTTTTTCAGTTCGAAATCACAGCTGATATCATGCGCCCGGAAGTCATCGACTTTTTAAACAAAAATGCACCTGCAGGATTATTCCGTTTCGAGATTGGCGTTCAATCGACTAATGATGAAACAAACGAATTAGTAATGAGAAAGCAAAACTTCCAAAAACTCACCCGCACCGTCACAATGGTGAAAGAAGGAGGAAAAATCGATCAGCATTTAGACTTGATAGCAGGTCTGCCCGAGGAAGACTATCATTCCTTCCGAAACACTTTCAATGATGTTTTCGCCCTGCGCCCGGAAGAATTGCAGCTGGGCTTTTTGAAAATGCTGAGGGGGACTGGATTAAGGATAAGAGCTAATGATCATAAATATATTTATATGGATCATGCGCCATATGAAATTTTAGGGAATAACTTATTGAGCTTCGACGATATTGTCCGTATCAAGCAAGTGGAAGATGTATTGGAGAAATATTGGAATGACCATAGAATGGATCAAACGATCGAATATTTGGTTTCAAATATTTTTGACTCGCCATTTGACTTCTTTCAACAATTCGGTACTTTTTGGGATGAAAAAGGCTGGTCAAGAATCGGACATCAACTCGAAGACCTGTTTAATCGCTTGAAGCTTTTCCTTGAGTCATTAGAAATTGAAAACATGGAATTGATTGAGAGTCTGATGATGTACGATTACATCCGCAACCAAAAATACAAGCCAAGAAAACCATGGTGGGCACATCAGCTCAGCAAACAGGAAAAGGGTGCATTGTATCATTACATCTTGCAGAATCCTGAAATACTCGGCGAAAGTTTCATGAATCTCAACCTATCAGAAAAAGAATTATTCAAGCATACCATGTTGGAAATATTGCCGTTCGATGCACAGCAATATTTTACAGAAAACAAAGTTATCAATGAAAAGACAGCGTTGGTCGTGTTCTTCGATCCTTCCGATGGATCACCACACATGTTCTTTGTGCCTTTTGTGAACATGAAAAAAGAAGTTGTTAAATGA
- a CDS encoding TrkH family potassium uptake protein: MLYPLRIKFRKLSPAQLIVSFYILAVTVSTILLSLPFAHNPAAKWSFLDAIFTAVSAVSVTGLSTVDISQTFNTAGIFILMFVLQFGGIGIMTLGTFIWLVFRKKIGLKERRLIMTDQNQTSLSGLVRLLRQILVIILTIELIGALVLGVYFLNYFPDWEEAFLQGLFASVSATTNAGFDITGSSLFMFKHDYFVQIINMLLLILGAIGFPVLIETKDYLLSRNSGRRTRFSLYTKLTTFTFFSLVILGAIAIFLLDMNHFFKGMSWHERLFYSLFQSITTRNGGLATMDVSKFSDPTLLVLCALMFIGASPSSVGGGIRTTTFALNILALYHFSKGNKTIKVFKRELLEDDVVKSFIVSTMAFLICFSSVITLMITEKEPLMPILFEVCSAFGTTGLSLGITPDLTIIGKCIVILLMFIGRVGILSFLFMFGGNEKLTRYRLPKERVIIG, from the coding sequence ATGCTTTATCCATTGCGAATAAAATTCAGGAAATTATCTCCTGCCCAGCTGATCGTGTCGTTTTATATTTTAGCTGTGACAGTTTCGACTATATTGTTAAGCCTGCCTTTTGCCCATAATCCCGCAGCCAAATGGTCGTTTCTAGATGCGATTTTTACGGCAGTCAGTGCTGTCAGCGTAACAGGGTTATCGACGGTTGATATATCACAAACCTTTAATACTGCCGGCATATTCATATTAATGTTCGTTCTTCAATTCGGTGGAATCGGAATCATGACCTTAGGAACTTTTATTTGGCTGGTTTTTCGAAAGAAAATTGGCCTTAAGGAAAGAAGACTGATCATGACCGACCAAAATCAGACAAGCCTCTCCGGCTTGGTCCGGCTATTAAGGCAAATATTGGTTATCATTCTAACTATTGAACTAATCGGTGCACTCGTGTTGGGCGTGTATTTCTTAAACTATTTCCCTGATTGGGAGGAAGCGTTCCTTCAAGGACTTTTTGCCTCTGTCAGTGCAACCACAAATGCAGGATTTGATATAACAGGCTCTTCATTGTTTATGTTTAAACATGATTACTTCGTCCAAATCATAAATATGCTATTGCTTATTCTAGGGGCGATTGGTTTCCCCGTTTTAATTGAAACAAAGGATTATTTGCTTTCCAGGAACTCAGGAAGGCGGACCCGGTTTTCTCTATATACAAAATTAACGACTTTCACGTTCTTTTCTTTGGTTATATTGGGGGCCATTGCCATATTTCTTTTGGATATGAATCATTTTTTCAAAGGGATGTCGTGGCATGAGCGGCTGTTTTACTCCTTGTTTCAATCGATCACGACAAGGAATGGCGGATTGGCAACAATGGATGTCAGTAAATTTTCAGACCCTACACTGCTGGTCTTATGTGCTTTGATGTTCATTGGAGCTTCCCCTAGCTCAGTTGGAGGGGGAATCCGTACAACCACTTTTGCCCTGAATATTTTGGCCTTATACCATTTTTCTAAAGGAAATAAAACAATTAAGGTTTTCAAAAGAGAGCTATTGGAAGATGATGTAGTGAAATCATTCATTGTTTCCACCATGGCTTTCTTAATATGTTTTTCTTCTGTCATCACTTTGATGATCACCGAGAAGGAGCCATTAATGCCGATTCTGTTTGAAGTCTGTTCTGCATTCGGAACTACAGGGTTATCGCTTGGCATAACCCCTGATCTCACCATTATCGGTAAATGCATCGTCATTTTGCTCATGTTTATTGGAAGAGTCGGGATTCTATCCTTTTTGTTCATGTTCGGAGGAAATGAAAAGCTGACAAGATACCGTCTCCCTAAAGAAAGGGTCATCATCGGCTAA
- a CDS encoding alpha/beta-type small acid-soluble spore protein, translating into MARSTNKLVVPGVEQYLDQIKYEIAQEFGVNLGSDTAARSNGSVGGEITKRLVQQAQSQLSGQPKQS; encoded by the coding sequence ATGGCTCGCAGCACGAATAAACTTGTCGTACCAGGAGTGGAGCAATATTTAGATCAAATCAAATATGAGATCGCCCAAGAATTTGGCGTGAATTTGGGATCTGATACTGCAGCAAGATCAAATGGATCAGTTGGAGGAGAAATTACAAAGCGTCTCGTTCAACAAGCTCAATCCCAACTTTCTGGCCAACCTAAACAATCTTAA
- a CDS encoding anti-sigma factor domain-containing protein: protein MMKKGIIMDIKEDYLVMLTADGEFLKGKKTSHDYELGDEISFRAYELKLEKKNPFVLPAYIGNKRALASIAAIFILSFVLLFPFFQENQVYAYVSIDINPSIELGVNKDFEVVETKAFNDDGKKILEHISLSKHQEMTNAAEKIMEESEKEGYLKENHQVVIASVPLKKSSSKFQSQMEKDLQSLNKVSENLKAQLIVLKATPKVRKAAVAQGLTTGKYLKGKETEPMKAMEKEKQPEKQKPQTNEDGTGTGTGHSGTDNNSKSGDSINREQNNVHPSKKKPDHPSGTSKPSDQNSYKDKLKGSEKDKNIYPKKGEEEGHKGYRGNHDKIHDQDDKEDWKDNQDQGSRHKDDGGWQPNSHQHDGDSDKNYGQEHKKESGD, encoded by the coding sequence ATGATGAAAAAGGGAATCATCATGGATATAAAAGAAGACTATCTCGTAATGCTGACAGCTGATGGAGAATTTTTAAAAGGTAAAAAAACATCCCATGATTATGAATTGGGAGATGAAATATCCTTTAGGGCTTATGAATTGAAATTAGAAAAAAAGAACCCATTCGTTTTGCCCGCTTATATAGGGAATAAGAGAGCATTGGCTTCGATTGCTGCTATATTCATCTTATCATTTGTATTGCTATTTCCATTTTTCCAAGAAAATCAAGTATACGCATATGTTTCGATTGATATTAATCCGAGCATTGAGCTTGGGGTCAATAAAGATTTTGAAGTAGTAGAAACAAAAGCCTTTAACGATGACGGCAAAAAGATTCTCGAACATATCTCTTTATCAAAGCATCAAGAAATGACAAATGCTGCTGAGAAGATCATGGAAGAGAGCGAAAAGGAAGGCTATTTAAAAGAAAACCATCAAGTAGTCATCGCTTCCGTTCCCCTTAAAAAAAGCAGCAGTAAGTTCCAATCACAGATGGAAAAGGATTTACAATCTTTGAACAAGGTGTCTGAAAACCTAAAAGCACAATTGATTGTTTTAAAAGCCACCCCAAAAGTACGTAAGGCTGCAGTTGCGCAGGGATTGACCACCGGTAAGTATTTAAAGGGTAAAGAAACTGAACCGATGAAGGCGATGGAGAAAGAGAAACAACCAGAAAAGCAGAAGCCTCAAACGAATGAAGATGGAACTGGAACTGGAACTGGACACTCTGGTACTGATAATAATTCAAAAAGCGGGGATTCAATCAACAGGGAACAGAATAATGTTCATCCATCAAAAAAGAAGCCTGATCACCCATCCGGTACGTCAAAACCATCGGATCAAAATTCATACAAGGATAAACTTAAAGGTTCGGAAAAAGACAAGAATATTTATCCTAAAAAAGGTGAAGAGGAAGGGCACAAAGGCTACAGGGGAAATCATGATAAAATCCATGATCAAGATGACAAAGAGGACTGGAAGGATAATCAAGATCAAGGAAGCCGACACAAAGATGATGGCGGATGGCAGCCGAATAGTCATCAACATGACGGTGACAGCGATAAAAATTATGGGCAGGAACATAAGAAAGAGTCCGGCGATTAA
- the sigI gene encoding RNA polymerase sigma factor SigI: MLSLLFMARKKKKSLEDLAVDIQKGNEEALNAVLDSYKPFVKKTVSSVCKKYISESDDEFSIGLMAFHDSIQKYEHKKGTSLISFSEVIIKRRVIDYIRKNAKFKDISMTGSRYENEDDHPSVTLEDTLSLEEFQKKEEQQRRKEEIIQFQQLISSYDVTFDDLLNQSPKHEDARVNAIHVAQTILENEEFMDHLLEKKQLPIKKLEKKVKVSRKTIERNRKYIIAVALILYGDFIYLKEYLKGRLGL; the protein is encoded by the coding sequence ATGCTAAGTTTATTGTTCATGGCTCGAAAAAAGAAAAAATCATTGGAAGATTTAGCCGTCGATATTCAAAAAGGCAATGAGGAAGCATTAAATGCAGTGCTTGATTCATATAAGCCATTTGTCAAAAAAACGGTATCTTCCGTATGCAAAAAATACATCAGTGAAAGTGATGATGAATTTAGCATTGGGCTCATGGCCTTTCATGATTCTATCCAAAAATATGAACATAAAAAAGGAACATCACTAATCAGTTTTTCCGAGGTTATCATCAAGCGGAGAGTAATCGATTATATTCGAAAAAATGCCAAATTCAAAGATATTAGCATGACCGGAAGCCGTTACGAAAATGAAGATGATCATCCGAGCGTGACGCTCGAAGATACATTGTCATTGGAGGAGTTCCAGAAGAAGGAAGAGCAGCAGCGCCGGAAGGAGGAAATCATCCAATTTCAACAGTTGATTTCTTCATACGATGTTACGTTCGATGACTTGTTAAATCAGTCACCGAAGCATGAAGACGCCCGGGTAAATGCGATTCATGTCGCACAAACAATTTTAGAGAACGAAGAATTCATGGACCATCTGCTGGAAAAGAAGCAGCTTCCCATTAAAAAATTAGAAAAAAAAGTTAAAGTGAGTAGAAAGACGATAGAACGCAACAGAAAATATATCATTGCAGTTGCACTTATATTATATGGGGATTTTATATACTTAAAGGAATATTTAAAAGGGCGGTTAGGCTTATGA
- a CDS encoding DUF5667 domain-containing protein: MSKQSKIAKTSLALLVAGTFSLSNTFAYAAENSSNSGIDTKADTSVSLPEGMSGDQASKAIEEAVKQFDETKAETPSLLPGDFFYFAKIALENIKLAFTRDDDKEAKMLSQYASERFAEAEALLAEGKEELAVQTIKDALAEMKDAQDKMDSDNDSQKDPKGVDEKTTDEQSADSTDSETQADVDGTDAPKTEDTDKTDEADTKADDQSEEKTADEDKEADVKTDDSASTTDKEAIDNLEEMMAKNIVALKAALEHVKNPKAKAALEKNIEKSYEKLARKMDRIEKYLAEKEKNEKDQTAQDESKDQAAEAPENSGEKEVEDSAKQKDTNTPVQTDQKTTDEKDQSTDVKSPEKKEMKNVVKNWKSKKEEMKTKWKEEKDNEKEQSKALQEKRQEMMKSAAKHVEKHVQKYDDESDQHKGFGKNDSHDHQGENHEGHQH, from the coding sequence ATGTCGAAACAATCGAAAATCGCAAAAACATCATTAGCTCTTTTAGTGGCAGGAACTTTTTCATTATCTAATACATTTGCATACGCAGCTGAAAACAGCAGCAATTCAGGGATTGACACAAAGGCTGACACAAGCGTTTCCCTACCTGAAGGAATGAGTGGAGATCAAGCTTCAAAGGCAATTGAGGAAGCTGTGAAGCAATTCGATGAAACAAAAGCAGAAACACCATCGCTTTTACCAGGTGACTTTTTCTACTTTGCAAAAATTGCACTGGAAAACATCAAGCTTGCCTTTACAAGAGATGATGATAAAGAAGCGAAAATGCTATCCCAATATGCATCAGAGCGTTTTGCAGAGGCTGAGGCATTGCTCGCTGAAGGAAAAGAAGAATTGGCCGTTCAAACCATTAAAGATGCTCTGGCAGAAATGAAGGATGCTCAGGACAAAATGGATTCCGACAATGACAGCCAAAAAGATCCGAAAGGTGTAGATGAAAAAACGACTGATGAACAATCAGCCGATTCAACTGACTCAGAGACACAAGCAGACGTTGACGGAACTGATGCCCCTAAGACGGAAGACACTGACAAAACGGATGAGGCAGATACAAAAGCGGATGACCAATCTGAAGAAAAAACTGCAGATGAAGATAAAGAAGCAGATGTAAAAACAGATGATAGTGCTTCAACGACAGACAAAGAAGCAATCGACAACCTTGAAGAGATGATGGCTAAGAATATCGTTGCCTTAAAAGCTGCATTGGAGCACGTAAAGAATCCAAAGGCAAAGGCTGCACTTGAAAAGAACATTGAAAAGAGCTACGAAAAACTAGCTAGGAAAATGGATAGAATCGAAAAATACCTGGCTGAGAAAGAGAAAAATGAAAAAGATCAAACAGCTCAAGATGAATCAAAAGATCAGGCCGCGGAAGCACCTGAGAATAGTGGAGAAAAAGAAGTAGAAGATTCCGCAAAACAAAAAGACACGAATACCCCTGTTCAAACGGACCAAAAAACAACAGATGAAAAAGACCAATCAACGGATGTAAAATCACCTGAGAAAAAAGAAATGAAAAATGTAGTTAAAAACTGGAAATCTAAAAAAGAAGAAATGAAAACAAAATGGAAAGAAGAAAAAGATAACGAGAAAGAACAAAGCAAAGCCCTCCAGGAAAAAAGACAAGAAATGATGAAGTCAGCAGCAAAACATGTGGAAAAACATGTTCAAAAATACGATGATGAATCCGATCAACATAAGGGTTTCGGTAAAAATGACTCCCATGATCACCAAGGTGAAAACCATGAAGGGCACCAGCATTAA
- a CDS encoding TerC family protein, translating to MELSTLLEYGWVLLILIGLEGILAADNAVVMAVMVKHLPRDDRKKALFYGLFGAFIFRFAALFLISLLVDVWQVQALGAAYLFYISIHHLVSRYTKEKEHIKVKSSGSFWMTVLKVEAADIAFAIDSMLAAVAFAVTLRPSGWFVIGGVDAGQFAVMFLGGIIGLVIMRFAANWFVNLLKKYPSLETTAFIIVGWVGVKLTVFTLAHPKVRLIDHHFPESIAWKAIFWTVLIFIAASGYVLSRKSIKKSGAWH from the coding sequence ATGGAATTATCAACGTTATTGGAGTATGGATGGGTCCTGCTCATCTTAATCGGACTGGAAGGGATTTTGGCAGCTGATAATGCAGTCGTAATGGCCGTGATGGTTAAGCATTTGCCAAGGGATGATCGGAAGAAAGCACTCTTTTACGGGCTATTCGGAGCATTCATTTTTCGCTTTGCTGCACTTTTCCTCATTTCGTTGCTAGTGGATGTGTGGCAGGTCCAAGCCTTGGGAGCAGCTTACTTATTTTACATCAGCATCCACCATTTAGTAAGCAGGTATACAAAGGAAAAGGAACATATAAAAGTGAAATCGAGCGGGTCATTTTGGATGACGGTTTTGAAAGTGGAAGCGGCGGATATCGCATTCGCAATCGACTCGATGCTTGCAGCGGTTGCTTTTGCGGTGACGCTTCGGCCATCGGGATGGTTTGTCATCGGCGGGGTGGATGCAGGCCAATTTGCCGTCATGTTTTTAGGCGGAATCATCGGTCTTGTAATCATGAGGTTTGCAGCCAATTGGTTCGTCAATTTGTTGAAAAAATATCCATCGCTTGAGACGACAGCATTCATTATCGTCGGTTGGGTCGGTGTCAAATTAACTGTATTTACCTTGGCCCATCCCAAAGTAAGACTCATTGACCATCATTTTCCTGAATCCATTGCTTGGAAAGCGATTTTCTGGACTGTCCTTATCTTTATCGCCGCAAGCGGATATGTCCTATCAAGAAAAAGTATCAAAAAAAGTGGTGCCTGGCACTAA